The Leptospira sp. WS60.C2 genome includes the window TAGCTCATCTTCACTCATTGCACCTTTCATCGTAGGGAACCGAGTGGATGGAGGCTCTCCTCCTTTAACTCTATCAAACGCAAGTTCAGTTGGACTTCGCTACTCTGGAAGTGTTGGTATCAATGTAACGAATATTAGACAAAATATTTTTACAGCAAAGAATTTGAATGTAGTGGAAGCAGTATCAACCACAAAATCATTTGCATTTGAAATTGGAACGACTTCCAATTCGTCTACTGGAATCTTAGCAAACAATCAATTCAACCATGGACAAGCACATAGATCCTATGGAATTTATATTCAATCAGCAACAAGTTTACAAATTGGATCTGCAACGGAAGGGAATCTCATTACTGGTGCCGCTGATTCTATCTCTGAAAGCATCGGGATTCGTATTACAACGTTTCCGCTAACGATCCGTCGCAATACCATCAATTTAGGAAGCACCTTAAGAAATGCTGGATTAAATACAACGGCAGGTATTTATTTTGATAATAGCGGTGGGGGAAATTCCATCATTGAAAACAATCGAATTATCGGTGGCAGTGCGACAGAAGTAGCGAACTCTGCCTCTTCGATACTACATGGAATTTATGCGCCTACGTTAGGTGCCTCTTCCTCAATTAGCGGAAATTTAATCAGGCTTGGTTCCTCCACAGGAGGAACTTCATCCCTAGTGGCAGGCATTACAACATCCAATTCGGGAGCTGCGCTAATCGCAAACAATTGGATTCAAAATGGAACAAGCAATGGAAACGCAAGAGGGATCAACCTTTCCTCAATTTTCAGTCCTCTGCGTATCTTTCATAATACGGTTAGCAGTGGTAGCAATACACCTGGAAATGATGCGGCTATTTACATTACTGGCTTTTCCAACTCAATGCTCATTGAAAATAATATTTTGCTAATGAATGCAGATGCTGTAGGGAATGCCTGTATCTTTAATGTCAATGGATCCAGTGGAGCCATCCGTTACAATGTATTTTACAATTGTGCCAACTTCGTCTCACAAGGTGTGAGTAACTACACAGAACTCTGCACAGGTGGAGTACCGGGAGGTACTGGGTGTTTGGTTCCGCTCCCAATGGGAACAGTTGCCAACTTTGGAAACAATCTGAACTTAAATCCAAATTTGGTGACAAACTTTGGTATCGTTTCTAATTATATACCCACAGCGGCAACATCATGTCTCATCACAAAATCACCTAACGTTCTTTTATCGGATAGTTTTAATGGAATGGGGACAAGGCCAGGAGGAGATGGAGCCGTATCCATCGGAGCGATCGAATACGACTTACCTTGCACTCCTTAGTGTATGTAGGAATCTACAGCAAAGTTATGGGAGTACGTAGATACCAATTCGATCATTGTATAAACTTCCAATATACAATTTACGACGTTTTTCAAGAACGCTTGTGATGTCTTTTAAATGTTCTCCCGTTGGATCTTGAACCGTCATGAGGACTTTCCCATTCCCATCCATCTTCAAGGCATACCCATAGGGTTGTGCTTTCGGCCATAAAAACTTAGGTAAAAAATAAATCATTTTTTTCACCGCTGGGGAAGGATGCATATGGTCCATTCGGTCATTTCTCACAGTGAAAAGTGCGACCCAAAACTCACCATTCTCATTTCGAGTGATGTTGTCTGGGAATCCAGGAAGGTTTTCAATGACAACTTCAGAAGTTCCTTTCTTAGGACCTTTTAACCAAAGTTTTGTGATTCTGTATCGATACGTTTCATTTACTAAAAGATAGTCTTCATTTTTAGATAGAGCAATCCCATTTGCAAAGTACAAATTATCCAATAATAGTTCAGTCTCTTTTGTTTTTGGATCATACACAAAAACTCTGCCGTAAGGTCTTGCTTCTAACAAATCATAAAGATATTCTTTTTGTTCGTAAATAGATGCATCCGAAAAGTAAATTTTTCCATCTTGTGCAATGTCTAAATCATCGGTAAAACGGAAAGGAACACCTTTATATTCTGAAACCAAAGTTGTGATCTTTCCGGACTTGTCCATGGAAAGTAGGCCCTTGTATGCATCAGCGATGATTAGGTTTCCTGCTTTATCAAACTGTACACCTAGTGGTCGACCAGATGTTTTGGCAATTGCTTTGATTTCTCCTTTGAGTGTAATCCGAATGATACGGCCATCACGATCCCCACCATAGATGGTTCCATCATTGTCCACATCAAGGGATTC containing:
- a CDS encoding SMP-30/gluconolactonase/LRE family protein: MKRIFFYILLVLGFVSCRTFSPVAYVPPVKPEPIGVYEPNTELQRSILLAIGKVEGLESLDVDNDGTIYGGDRDGRIIRITLKGEIKAIAKTSGRPLGVQFDKAGNLIIADAYKGLLSMDKSGKITTLVSEYKGVPFRFTDDLDIAQDGKIYFSDASIYEQKEYLYDLLEARPYGRVFVYDPKTKETELLLDNLYFANGIALSKNEDYLLVNETYRYRITKLWLKGPKKGTSEVVIENLPGFPDNITRNENGEFWVALFTVRNDRMDHMHPSPAVKKMIYFLPKFLWPKAQPYGYALKMDGNGKVLMTVQDPTGEHLKDITSVLEKRRKLYIGSLYNDRIGIYVLP